Below is a window of Prosthecochloris sp. GSB1 DNA.
ACGCGGTTTCGCCTTCGCATGAAACGCCGCTGCGATTGCAGAATTTCCATATCACCTTTTTTGCCATCGTGCTCGGCATGGCCGGTTTCTCCCTCGCGGTCCAGAAGGTGGGCGGGCAGGACGGAAAAGGTATTCTTCCCGTGCTCGAAACACCTGCGACGGTACTGCTCTACATTACGATAGCGCTGTTCGCGTTCGTCACCCTGATCTATCTCTTCAAGGTCGTCAGGTATCCCGAATCCCTCAGGAAAGAGTTCAACCATCCGGTGAAGATCAACTTCTTTCCGCTCATAGCGAAAGTCTTCCTGGTGCTGAGCGTTGCCTATCTCGACAGGGACATGCAGGTTTCGCTCTATCTCTGGATCGTCGGCGCGTTCCTGCAGTTCATCGCCTCGCTCGTGATCATCTCCATCTGGATACGGCACACCCATTTCAAGATCGAACAGATGACGCCCGGCTGGTTCATTCCCATCGTTGGCTCGCTCATCGTGCCCATCGCCGGCGTACCGCACGGTTTCATCGAAATCTCGTGGTTTTTCTTCTCGGTTGGCCTGATTTTCTGGATTGCGCTTTTCACCATCGTCATGTACCGGATGTTTTTCCATTCGCCGATTCCCGACAGGCTTTTGCCGACTCTCTTTATTCTCTTTGCGCCGCCTGCCATTGCGTTTATCGCCTACGTAAAACTGGCCGGTCTCATGGGGCATGACGGCGCCGGTCTGGATGCGTTCGCCAGAATCATGTACTATTTTTCGCTGTTCATGTTTATCCTGATCCTGTTCAAGGTGCAGATTCTCGCCAAGATCAATTTCTTTCTGTCATGGTGGGCATATTCATTCCCGTTGGCTGCCAAGACGCTGGCCACGGTAGTGATGCTGCACATGACGCAAAGTGCATTCTACAGGAATCTCGCCCTTTTCGAGCTCGGACTGCTCGCGCTGGTTATCATGCTGCTCATCGCGGTTACCGCGAAGGCTATCGGGAAAGCCGAGATCTGCGTGGAGGACTGACGGACTGTTTCCTGAAAGAGCCGGCGGCATGTGCTCGCGCCGGCTTTTTCGTTGAAAAATAATGAGCATATGCTTACAATAAGGCATGAAGAAAAATCAGGCAGGAAGACCGAAAAGCTGTCGCTGGGTGAGGGATATGCCCAAGGTGCGCAGGTTCAAGCCCCAGGGAGTGCCCCTGACTGGGCTTGAGGAGGTTTCGCTAACGGTTGACGAGCTGGAGGCGCTGAGGCTGGCCGATCTCGACGGCCTCTACCAGTCGGAAGCGGCTGAAAGGATGAACGTGTCCCGCCAAACCTTCGGGCGGATCATCGACGCCGCCCGTAAAAAGGTTGCGGATGCGCTCGTCAACGGCAAGTCGGTGACGATCGAGGGCGGGGTAGTCGTCAGGAGACAGCGCCTCGCCGTGTCGGACGACGAGCATTGTATCTGCACCGGCTGCGGTTTAGAGACCGCTCACATACACGGAGTGCCCTGCCGTGAGACCGAATGTCCCGAATGCGGAGGTCTCATGGTGCGAAAGGGGCGTTGCGTGACGCAAAAGCCGGGGAGTGATGCCGATGCGTAGCTTCGTTTTTTCAGCGATGTGTTGCGGCATTATTATCCTGTCGCTTTCGGCGGGATGTTCACGTCCTGCCGGAACTCCGGGGACGAACGATCCGGTTGCCGCAGAATCTCTCCAGGTAGCCTACAGGAACGGCAAGTTCGGCTATATCGATCCGAGGGGAAACATGGTCATCGAACCCCGTTTCGATATAGCCTATATCTTCCGGGACGGTCTCGCGCCGGTCAGGACAGATGAAGGATGGGGCTTTATCGACTCGACCGGACGATACGCCATAGATCCTTCCCATGAGAGCGTCACGCCTTTCAAGAACGGTTTCG
It encodes the following:
- a CDS encoding SLAC1 anion channel family protein — translated: MSNNAVSPSHETPLRLQNFHITFFAIVLGMAGFSLAVQKVGGQDGKGILPVLETPATVLLYITIALFAFVTLIYLFKVVRYPESLRKEFNHPVKINFFPLIAKVFLVLSVAYLDRDMQVSLYLWIVGAFLQFIASLVIISIWIRHTHFKIEQMTPGWFIPIVGSLIVPIAGVPHGFIEISWFFFSVGLIFWIALFTIVMYRMFFHSPIPDRLLPTLFILFAPPAIAFIAYVKLAGLMGHDGAGLDAFARIMYYFSLFMFILILFKVQILAKINFFLSWWAYSFPLAAKTLATVVMLHMTQSAFYRNLALFELGLLALVIMLLIAVTAKAIGKAEICVED
- a CDS encoding DUF134 domain-containing protein; the protein is MKKNQAGRPKSCRWVRDMPKVRRFKPQGVPLTGLEEVSLTVDELEALRLADLDGLYQSEAAERMNVSRQTFGRIIDAARKKVADALVNGKSVTIEGGVVVRRQRLAVSDDEHCICTGCGLETAHIHGVPCRETECPECGGLMVRKGRCVTQKPGSDADA